In Nocardia yunnanensis, one DNA window encodes the following:
- a CDS encoding thioredoxin family protein has protein sequence MIAVEILLVMLAAGVVVGILVRRNEGRVRASRATANPPEPESNRHALLTAAGVLPGRPAVLHFSADWCGPCAAVRRVVAGVVAELADAERPPLDLEVDIDANPELARELNVLSLPTTFGFDSRGLERFRISGVPKAADLRTSMTPLTVSSESE, from the coding sequence GTGATCGCGGTCGAGATCCTGCTGGTGATGCTGGCCGCGGGCGTCGTGGTCGGGATCCTGGTGCGCCGCAACGAGGGCCGCGTGCGCGCGAGCCGGGCGACGGCGAATCCGCCGGAGCCCGAATCGAATCGGCACGCGCTGCTGACCGCGGCCGGGGTGCTGCCCGGCCGCCCGGCGGTGCTGCACTTCTCCGCCGACTGGTGCGGCCCGTGCGCGGCGGTGCGCCGCGTGGTCGCGGGCGTGGTGGCCGAACTGGCCGACGCCGAGCGCCCGCCCCTGGATCTCGAGGTCGACATCGACGCGAATCCGGAGTTGGCGCGCGAGCTGAACGTGCTCTCGCTGCCCACCACTTTCGGATTCGATTCTCGAGGATTGGAACGCTTCCGGATCTCCGGCGTCCCGAAGGCCGCGGATTTGCGCACGTCAATGACCCCTTTGACGGTCTCGTCCGAATCCGAGTGA
- a CDS encoding DUF4395 domain-containing protein — MSNPQPTALPTDRVDVRGPRFAAWITTGVLALVLIVAVFSVPAATVLLALQAIVFGLGAAYGPKRSPYGRLYAAAVLPRIGAPSELEPVAPLRFAQLVGLAFAVLGVLGFAAGSAVAGAIFTGFALFAAFLNAAFGICLGCKIYPLVARFRNSGDRAPSSPSA, encoded by the coding sequence ATGTCGAACCCGCAGCCGACCGCCTTACCCACCGACCGGGTGGATGTGCGCGGCCCGCGTTTCGCCGCCTGGATCACCACCGGCGTCCTCGCTCTCGTCCTGATCGTCGCCGTCTTCTCGGTTCCCGCCGCCACTGTGCTGCTGGCCCTGCAGGCCATCGTGTTCGGGCTCGGCGCGGCCTACGGTCCCAAGCGCAGCCCCTACGGCCGGCTCTACGCGGCCGCGGTGCTGCCCCGCATCGGCGCGCCGTCCGAGCTGGAACCGGTTGCGCCGCTGCGGTTCGCGCAGCTGGTCGGCCTGGCCTTCGCGGTGCTGGGTGTGCTCGGGTTCGCGGCGGGCAGCGCCGTCGCGGGCGCGATCTTCACCGGCTTCGCGCTGTTCGCGGCGTTCCTGAACGCGGCCTTCGGAATCTGCCTGGGCTGCAAGATCTATCCGCTCGTCGCACGGTTCCGGAACTCCGGTGACCGCGCGCCCTCCTCCCCGTCCGCCTGA